From the genome of Cellvibrio japonicus Ueda107, one region includes:
- a CDS encoding GH39 family glycosyl hydrolase — MNINLIFRLLLGCVLTVTVGAVAQERRIVLDANQVQGPLNTFFKTSVGAGRANEGLRADWQQQLAQVKQDAGFHFIRMHGLLTDDMGVYRIDSQGREQYNFQYVDVLYDYILSIGMKPFVELGFMPSALASGDKTIFWWRGNVTPPHSYDKWEKLVQTLVEHWTKRYGAEEVASWYFEVWNEPNLDGFWAGTQAEYFKLYAHAARAIKRVDSRYRIGGPATAGAAWIPEMIAYANRHKVPLDFVSTHAYGVHQGFLDEYGTTGTVLAKDEWAVSGDVLKNRQEIAASPMPGLELHYTEWSSSYTPADPMHDSYHSAAYILQKLKQVGDAVQSMSYWVFTDIFEEAGPRFEAFHGGFGLMNTQGIKKPAYFAYQFLNQLGPDELRNADQQSFAARDAQGNVQVLLWDFTYTLPDGVNNQQYFIKDLPAANKGDVNVQVKGLKRGRYTLSLSQVGYRQNDAYTAYINMGSPAQLTRQQVVDLKAQATGEPQQQRAIRVGKDGAFNLSLPLRENDVYLLELQRQ, encoded by the coding sequence GTGAATATCAATCTTATTTTTCGTCTTCTGCTGGGATGCGTTTTAACAGTGACGGTGGGTGCTGTTGCCCAGGAGCGCCGTATCGTCCTTGATGCCAACCAGGTACAGGGCCCGTTGAATACCTTTTTTAAAACCAGTGTCGGCGCCGGCCGCGCTAACGAAGGATTGCGTGCAGACTGGCAGCAGCAGCTGGCGCAAGTCAAACAGGATGCCGGTTTTCATTTCATCCGCATGCACGGTTTGCTCACGGATGATATGGGGGTTTACCGTATCGATAGCCAGGGGCGCGAGCAATATAACTTCCAATATGTCGATGTGCTCTACGACTATATCCTCAGTATTGGCATGAAGCCCTTTGTGGAGTTGGGGTTTATGCCGTCGGCACTGGCCAGTGGCGATAAAACAATTTTCTGGTGGCGCGGCAATGTCACACCACCCCACAGCTATGACAAGTGGGAAAAACTGGTTCAAACCCTGGTTGAGCATTGGACAAAACGCTATGGCGCCGAGGAAGTGGCCAGTTGGTATTTTGAAGTGTGGAATGAGCCCAACCTCGATGGTTTTTGGGCGGGCACACAAGCGGAATATTTCAAGCTCTATGCCCATGCGGCGCGCGCGATCAAACGTGTGGACAGCCGTTACCGCATCGGCGGGCCAGCGACTGCCGGCGCAGCCTGGATTCCGGAAATGATTGCCTATGCCAACCGGCATAAGGTGCCCCTGGATTTTGTCAGCACCCACGCCTATGGCGTACACCAGGGATTCCTGGACGAATATGGCACCACCGGTACAGTACTCGCCAAAGATGAGTGGGCGGTGAGTGGCGATGTACTGAAAAATCGCCAGGAAATTGCCGCATCACCTATGCCGGGCCTGGAGTTGCATTACACCGAGTGGAGTTCTTCCTATACCCCTGCTGACCCCATGCACGATAGTTACCATTCGGCAGCTTATATCCTGCAAAAATTAAAACAGGTCGGCGATGCCGTCCAGTCGATGTCCTATTGGGTATTTACCGATATTTTTGAAGAGGCTGGCCCGCGCTTTGAAGCCTTCCATGGTGGTTTCGGTTTGATGAATACCCAGGGTATAAAAAAGCCGGCTTATTTTGCCTATCAATTTCTGAACCAACTCGGCCCTGATGAGTTGCGCAATGCGGATCAGCAATCCTTCGCCGCGCGCGATGCGCAGGGCAATGTGCAAGTGCTGCTGTGGGATTTCACCTACACCCTGCCCGATGGTGTAAATAACCAACAGTATTTCATCAAGGATTTGCCCGCCGCCAACAAGGGCGATGTAAATGTCCAGGTCAAGGGCCTGAAAAGAGGTCGCTATACCCTGAGCCTTTCACAGGTGGGCTATCGCCAAAATGATGCCTACACCGCCTACATCAATATGGGGTCTCCCGCGCAGTTAACGCGCCAGCAAGTGGTCGACCTGAAGGCGCAGGCTACCGGTGAGCCGCAGCAGCAACGGGCAATCCGGGTGGGCAAAGATGGCGCATTCAACCTGAGCCTGCCATTGCGTGAAAACGATGTGTATTTGCTGGAGTTGCAGCGACAGTAA
- a CDS encoding glycoside hydrolase family 5 protein produces the protein MNRINTLVFSCLLVVLAGCGSAGGGSSGGASSSIITPSSSDTSSLSSSASSTSSLSSASSLSSSSSSSSSLSSAGLYPSYNTSPAAPDSTGMQSTAVQLAGKIRLGWNIGNTMEAIGGETAWGNPMVSNELLKLVKDSGFDAVRIPVAWDQYANQESAEISAAWLNRVKQVVQMAIDNELYVLINIHWDGGWLENNITPAKKDENNAKQKAFWEQIATHLRDFDEHLLFAGTNEPNAENAEQMDVLNSYLQTFVDAVRSTGGKNAYRVLVLQGPVTDIEKTNELWTHMPADTATDRLMAEVHFYTPYNFALMRQDESWGKQFYYWGEGFLSTTDTERNPTWGEEATIDQLFDLMKTKFVDQGIPVVLGEFSAMRRTNLTGDALTLHLAGRAYYHKYVTQQALARGLLPFYWDNGGNDNFSSGIFNRQQNTVFDQQVLDALLEGAGAQ, from the coding sequence ATGAACAGAATCAATACCCTGGTCTTTTCCTGCCTCCTGGTTGTGTTGGCAGGCTGTGGTAGCGCCGGTGGCGGCTCCAGTGGCGGCGCCTCGTCCAGCATTATTACTCCCTCGTCGTCCGACACGTCGAGTCTTTCCAGCAGCGCCTCAAGTACCAGCAGCCTTTCAAGCGCCAGTAGCCTAAGCTCCAGCAGTTCGTCCAGCAGCAGCCTGTCTTCAGCCGGGCTTTATCCCAGTTACAACACCAGCCCGGCAGCCCCCGATAGCACCGGTATGCAAAGCACGGCTGTACAGCTTGCCGGCAAGATCCGCCTGGGGTGGAACATCGGCAATACCATGGAGGCCATCGGCGGTGAAACCGCCTGGGGCAATCCCATGGTGTCCAACGAGTTGCTCAAACTGGTCAAGGACAGTGGTTTTGATGCCGTGCGTATCCCGGTGGCCTGGGACCAATATGCCAACCAGGAAAGCGCCGAGATAAGTGCCGCGTGGCTCAACCGGGTCAAGCAGGTGGTACAGATGGCAATTGATAATGAGCTCTATGTGCTTATCAACATCCACTGGGATGGCGGCTGGTTGGAAAACAACATCACCCCGGCTAAGAAAGATGAAAATAACGCCAAGCAAAAAGCCTTCTGGGAGCAGATCGCTACCCATTTGCGCGACTTTGATGAACACCTGCTCTTTGCCGGCACTAACGAGCCCAATGCGGAAAATGCCGAGCAGATGGACGTGCTGAATTCCTATCTCCAGACCTTTGTCGATGCGGTTCGCTCAACTGGTGGCAAAAATGCCTACCGTGTGCTGGTGCTACAGGGACCGGTAACCGATATTGAAAAAACCAATGAACTCTGGACGCACATGCCCGCGGATACGGCGACGGACAGGCTCATGGCCGAGGTGCATTTCTATACCCCCTATAACTTTGCGCTGATGCGCCAGGACGAAAGCTGGGGCAAGCAGTTTTATTATTGGGGTGAGGGCTTCCTCTCCACCACCGACACCGAGCGCAACCCTACCTGGGGCGAGGAAGCAACGATTGATCAACTCTTCGACCTGATGAAAACCAAGTTTGTCGACCAGGGGATTCCGGTTGTACTGGGCGAGTTTTCTGCCATGCGCCGCACCAACCTCACGGGCGATGCACTCACACTGCATTTGGCCGGGCGCGCCTACTACCATAAGTACGTGACCCAACAAGCGCTGGCGCGTGGGCTCCTGCCGTTCTATTGGGACAATGGCGGCAACGACAATTTCAGCTCGGGCATTTTTAATCGCCAGCAAAACACAGTGTTCGACCAGCAGGTGTTGGACGCGCTCCTGGAGGGCGCAGGAGCACAATAA
- a CDS encoding helix-turn-helix domain-containing protein, producing MLDFYKKALVSLLGLLLLSILVGYLCVQRTFLHIPLLPADTSRFPWEAQPETDIYEGGFSSIKIGDTRYSLDFELSVSKQAKHPFSSIALVFKDKRGQPTLVDLSAFTHVSFSVKCSPANVLVFAAFTVAEGVTKPEDFLTYRSPSAFFSCDEQWSRVELDLTRLETPQWWLEMFHLKLSMTDYRLDQVPKILFGSSFQSPMEVASRVQLNELALEGRDWRYLYFLGVFLLVIWGCYGAWFFRRHSQALISDLRSKIQKDRPLVAYQQLSVEPQRDKEQAAILRFMATEYANAELNLDTMVSRIGVSRTRINDILKAELGYTFTGYLNKLRLTEAARLLAGKEDVSIAEIAYLVGYKNVSYFNKLFKEEYGCTPKSFNALYDKTSAASDD from the coding sequence ATGCTGGATTTCTATAAAAAAGCACTTGTAAGCCTGCTGGGATTGCTGTTGCTGAGCATCCTGGTTGGCTATCTGTGCGTGCAGCGCACCTTTCTGCATATACCGCTATTACCGGCAGATACCAGCCGCTTCCCGTGGGAGGCACAGCCTGAAACGGATATTTATGAAGGTGGTTTTTCATCGATAAAAATCGGCGATACCCGTTATAGCCTGGATTTTGAGCTGAGCGTATCGAAACAAGCCAAGCATCCCTTTTCCTCGATTGCCCTGGTGTTTAAGGACAAGCGTGGGCAACCCACCCTGGTGGATCTATCAGCCTTTACCCATGTGTCTTTCTCGGTCAAATGTTCACCTGCCAATGTACTCGTCTTTGCCGCCTTTACCGTGGCTGAAGGTGTCACCAAGCCTGAAGATTTTTTAACCTATCGCTCACCCTCTGCATTTTTTTCCTGTGATGAGCAATGGAGCCGGGTGGAGTTGGATCTGACCCGCCTTGAGACACCGCAATGGTGGCTGGAGATGTTTCACCTCAAGTTATCCATGACTGACTATCGACTGGACCAGGTGCCCAAAATCCTGTTCGGCTCCAGTTTCCAGAGCCCCATGGAGGTTGCCTCCCGCGTACAGTTGAATGAGCTGGCCCTGGAGGGGAGGGATTGGCGCTACCTGTATTTCCTGGGGGTATTTTTGCTGGTGATATGGGGGTGTTATGGGGCCTGGTTCTTTCGTCGGCATTCCCAGGCGCTGATCAGCGATCTGAGGAGCAAGATCCAAAAGGACCGCCCTTTGGTGGCTTACCAACAGTTGTCAGTAGAACCCCAGCGCGATAAAGAGCAGGCGGCGATCTTGCGCTTTATGGCTACCGAATATGCCAATGCAGAATTAAACCTGGACACCATGGTTTCCCGCATTGGTGTGAGCCGAACCAGGATCAACGATATCTTAAAGGCGGAATTGGGCTACACCTTTACCGGTTACCTCAACAAATTGCGCCTGACCGAAGCCGCGCGCTTACTGGCGGGTAAAGAGGATGTCAGCATCGCTGAAATTGCCTATCTGGTGGGGTACAAAAACGTTTCCTACTTCAACAAACTGTTCAAGGAGGAGTACGGTTGTACCCCCAAGAGCTTTAATGCCCTCTACGATAAAACCTCCGCTGCGAGCGATGACTAG